The sequence ATATATCCGTTTTTATAACCACCAACGGTTTCAAAAAAAATTAAACAACCTGAGTCCTTATGAATATAGGACTCAGGTTGCTTAAATGTGCTTTTTTATTCCTGTCTACTTGACAGGGGTCACTTCAGGTCCATCTGCTTTTTCATTTTCCATTAAGTCGTTAGCATATAACAATAACCATGCGGTAAAGAGAGATGCAATG comes from Bacillus kexueae and encodes:
- a CDS encoding IS3 family transposase — translated: MRFYNHQRFQKKLNNLSPYEYRTQVA